One genomic region from Conexibacter woesei Iso977N encodes:
- a CDS encoding helix-turn-helix transcriptional regulator produces MKLRGRRDECAALDALLAHVRGGQSEVLVLRGEAGIGKTVLLEHAAEQATAGGVRVARCVGVQGEMELAFAGLHQLCGGLLDDGLRALPAPQQDALRVAFGLQQGETPNRFLVALATLSLLAEAAEAAPLVCLFDDAQWLDSASAQVLAFVARRLLAERIGMVFAVRDQGGAELAGLPELRVEGLSDADALALLQATLHGPVDAPVRDRILAETRGNPLALLELPRGLAPAELAGGFGLPDARPLAGRIEQTFHARVTALPAATQTLLLIAAAEPVGDTALLWRAADALGVGTEAAWPAETADLIDLGARVRFTHPLVRSAVYRAAGAGARREVHAALAAATDAALDPDRRAWHLAGAATGPDAAVAAELASSAARARRRGGLAAAAAFLQRAAELTPAGVVRVDRALDAAQAKLDVADAAAAADLLAVAEHGVALDDLRRARVERLGAQIAFARWRGREAAPLLLAAAQRLDALDAGMARATYLEALAAATYAGRLGDGPDEAEIARAVVDGVAPELGAADALLNGLVVRFTDGYAAAAEPIRAALRAFDPDGGTDAERRWLWLACRMAQDLWDDELWHDLATRGVRVARETGALHLLPSMANYLAVYRVHSGALAAGAALADEVDALTAATGLPPLKYGAFMVVAAQGDDAAAAGMFRFGFASANERGEGSALGVATWMLALMHNGAGRHDEALLSAREVGEYEDVIAYGWALAELVEAAVRCDRPEEAGAALGELRERTQAAGTPWALGVEARCAALVTGDEDKYLESIALLERSRAALDLARARLGYGEWLRAAGRRGDARDQLRAAHSDFTRFGAAAFAERARRELLATGEAVVAAPADGGRPVLTPQEAEVARLARAGHTNPEIGAQLYISPRTVEYHLHKVYRKLDVSTRHELRDALPCA; encoded by the coding sequence ATGAAGCTGCGCGGTCGCCGGGACGAGTGCGCCGCGCTCGACGCGCTGCTGGCGCACGTGCGCGGCGGCCAGAGCGAGGTCCTGGTCCTGCGCGGCGAGGCCGGGATCGGCAAGACCGTCCTGCTCGAGCACGCCGCGGAGCAGGCGACGGCGGGCGGCGTCCGGGTCGCGCGCTGCGTTGGCGTCCAGGGCGAGATGGAGCTGGCGTTCGCCGGCCTGCACCAGCTCTGCGGCGGCCTGCTCGACGACGGCCTGCGCGCGCTGCCCGCCCCGCAGCAGGACGCGCTGCGCGTCGCGTTCGGCCTCCAGCAGGGCGAGACGCCGAACCGCTTCCTGGTCGCGCTCGCCACGCTGAGCCTGCTCGCCGAGGCCGCCGAGGCGGCGCCGCTGGTGTGCCTGTTCGACGACGCGCAGTGGCTGGACTCCGCCTCGGCGCAGGTGCTGGCGTTCGTCGCGCGGCGGCTGCTGGCCGAGCGGATCGGGATGGTCTTCGCGGTCCGCGACCAGGGCGGCGCCGAGCTCGCGGGGCTGCCCGAGCTGCGGGTCGAAGGGCTCTCGGACGCCGACGCGCTGGCGCTCCTGCAGGCCACCCTCCATGGCCCGGTCGACGCGCCCGTGCGCGACAGGATCCTCGCCGAGACGCGCGGCAACCCGCTCGCGCTGCTGGAGCTGCCGCGCGGCCTGGCGCCCGCCGAGCTGGCCGGCGGCTTCGGCCTTCCGGACGCGCGCCCGCTGGCCGGCCGGATCGAGCAGACGTTCCACGCGCGCGTGACCGCGCTGCCCGCCGCGACCCAGACGCTGCTGCTGATCGCCGCCGCCGAGCCGGTCGGCGACACCGCGCTGCTGTGGCGCGCGGCCGACGCGCTCGGCGTCGGGACCGAGGCGGCGTGGCCGGCCGAGACGGCGGACCTGATCGACCTCGGCGCGCGCGTGCGCTTCACCCATCCGCTGGTCCGCTCGGCGGTCTACCGCGCCGCGGGCGCGGGGGCGCGCCGCGAGGTCCACGCCGCGCTGGCCGCGGCGACCGATGCGGCGCTGGACCCGGACCGGCGCGCCTGGCACCTCGCGGGCGCGGCGACCGGCCCCGACGCGGCGGTCGCGGCGGAGCTGGCGTCCTCGGCGGCGCGGGCGCGGCGGCGCGGCGGGCTGGCGGCGGCGGCCGCGTTCCTGCAGCGCGCGGCGGAGCTGACGCCGGCGGGCGTCGTGCGGGTGGACCGGGCGCTGGACGCCGCGCAGGCCAAGCTCGACGTCGCGGACGCCGCGGCGGCGGCGGACCTCCTGGCGGTCGCCGAGCACGGTGTCGCCCTCGACGACCTGCGCCGCGCGCGGGTCGAGCGGCTCGGCGCGCAGATCGCGTTCGCGCGCTGGCGCGGGCGCGAGGCGGCTCCGCTCCTGCTCGCCGCGGCGCAGCGGCTGGACGCGCTCGACGCCGGGATGGCGCGCGCGACCTACCTGGAGGCCCTGGCCGCCGCGACGTACGCGGGGCGGCTCGGCGACGGCCCGGACGAGGCGGAGATCGCGCGCGCCGTTGTTGATGGGGTCGCTCCGGAGCTGGGCGCGGCCGACGCGTTGTTGAACGGGTTGGTCGTGCGCTTCACCGACGGCTACGCGGCGGCCGCCGAGCCGATCCGGGCCGCGCTGCGCGCGTTCGACCCCGACGGCGGCACCGACGCCGAGCGCCGCTGGCTGTGGCTCGCGTGCCGGATGGCGCAGGACCTGTGGGACGACGAGCTGTGGCACGACCTCGCGACGCGCGGCGTCCGCGTCGCGCGCGAGACCGGCGCGCTGCACCTGCTGCCGTCGATGGCCAACTACCTGGCGGTCTACCGCGTGCACTCCGGGGCACTGGCGGCGGGCGCGGCGCTGGCCGACGAGGTCGACGCGCTGACCGCCGCGACCGGCCTGCCGCCGCTGAAGTACGGGGCGTTCATGGTCGTCGCGGCGCAGGGCGACGACGCGGCGGCCGCGGGGATGTTCCGGTTCGGGTTCGCGAGCGCGAACGAGCGCGGCGAGGGGTCGGCGCTCGGCGTGGCGACGTGGATGCTCGCGCTCATGCACAACGGCGCGGGGCGCCACGACGAGGCGCTGCTGTCCGCGCGTGAGGTCGGCGAGTACGAGGACGTGATCGCCTACGGCTGGGCGCTGGCCGAGCTGGTCGAGGCGGCCGTGCGCTGCGACCGGCCGGAGGAGGCGGGCGCCGCGCTGGGCGAGCTGCGCGAGCGGACGCAGGCGGCCGGGACGCCGTGGGCGCTGGGCGTCGAGGCGCGCTGCGCGGCGCTCGTGACGGGCGACGAAGACAAGTACCTTGAGTCGATCGCGCTGCTGGAGCGCAGCCGCGCGGCGCTGGACCTGGCCCGCGCGCGGCTCGGCTACGGCGAGTGGCTGCGGGCGGCCGGGCGGCGCGGCGACGCGCGCGACCAGCTGCGCGCCGCGCACAGCGACTTCACGCGCTTCGGCGCGGCCGCGTTCGCCGAGCGCGCGCGGCGCGAGCTGCTGGCGACGGGCGAGGCGGTCGTGGCGGCCCCGGCTGACGGCGGGCGTCCGGTCCTGACGCCGCAGGAGGCGGAGGTCGCGCGCCTGGCGCGGGCGGGCCACACGAACCCGGAGATCGGCGCGCAGCTCTACATCAGCCCGCGCACCGTCGAGTACCACCTGCACAAGGTCTACCGCAAGCTCGACGTCTCGACCCGCCACGAACTGCGCGACGCGCTGCCCTGCGCCTAG
- a CDS encoding exodeoxyribonuclease III: MRIVTWNVNSVKQRLPRLLPWLDERRPDVVCLQETKLTDDAFTELFGDELSTRGYEVATYGEVSWNGVAILSKVGLEDVVRGIPGGPGFPDPEARAVSATCGGVRVTGVYVPNGRSPGSDHYNYKLAWLKALKDMVAPDAARAVVCGDINIAPTDDDVFDPEAYEGHTHVTAPERDALADLQSIGLHDVVRDRWPDERRLFTYWDYRAGMFHQDLGMRIDLVLAGEEIAPRVAAAWVDRKARKGKGPSDHAPVIVDLDEAPDGDIGPVVPPASAPAPLRGAKRLPQGSPAD; the protein is encoded by the coding sequence ATGCGGATCGTCACCTGGAACGTGAACAGCGTCAAGCAGCGGCTCCCGCGGCTGCTGCCGTGGCTCGACGAGCGCCGGCCGGACGTCGTCTGCCTGCAGGAGACGAAGCTCACCGACGACGCGTTCACCGAGCTGTTCGGCGACGAGCTGAGCACGCGCGGATACGAGGTCGCGACGTACGGCGAGGTGTCGTGGAACGGCGTCGCGATCCTGTCGAAGGTCGGGCTGGAGGACGTCGTCCGCGGCATCCCGGGAGGGCCCGGCTTCCCGGATCCCGAGGCGCGCGCGGTCAGCGCGACGTGCGGCGGCGTGCGCGTCACCGGCGTCTACGTCCCCAACGGGCGCTCGCCGGGGAGCGACCACTACAACTACAAGCTGGCGTGGCTGAAGGCGCTGAAGGACATGGTCGCGCCGGACGCCGCACGCGCGGTCGTGTGCGGGGACATCAACATCGCCCCGACCGACGACGACGTCTTCGACCCCGAGGCCTACGAGGGCCACACGCACGTCACCGCGCCGGAGCGCGACGCGCTCGCCGACCTGCAGTCGATCGGCCTGCACGACGTCGTCCGCGACCGCTGGCCCGACGAGCGCCGCCTCTTCACCTACTGGGACTACCGCGCGGGGATGTTCCACCAGGACCTGGGGATGCGCATCGACCTGGTCCTGGCCGGCGAGGAGATCGCGCCGCGGGTCGCCGCCGCCTGGGTCGACCGCAAGGCCCGCAAGGGCAAGGGCCCGAGCGACCACGCGCCGGTGATCGTCGACCTCGACGAGGCGCCCGACGGCGACATCGGCCCGGTCGTCCCGCCCGCCTCGGCGCCCGCGCCGCTGCGCGGGGCCAAGAGGCTCCCGCAGGGCTCGCCCGCGGACTGA
- a CDS encoding SDR family oxidoreductase, with amino-acid sequence MARYFVTGASGWIGIPLVQDLVASGHSVLGLARSDEGATRVEAAGGDVLRGNLDDLDSLRTGAEQSDGVIHLAFKHDDFSQLNAAALTDRAAIALFGDILENTNKPLVIASGSLGVTHPGGGLAVESDPAPEIPGFERPLNAIAALALADRGVRSSVVRLPPTVHGDGDKGFVPWIISCAREHGRSAYVGDGANRWPAAHVSDAARVFRLAADSAQPGSVLHAIDDTGVPIKDIATVIGRHLDLPVESIPADQAAEHFAWMAGFIGFDNPMSSELTRNTYNWTPTGPGLIEDLEAGHYFQS; translated from the coding sequence ATGGCTCGTTACTTCGTCACCGGCGCGTCGGGCTGGATCGGCATCCCGCTGGTCCAGGACCTGGTCGCCAGCGGCCATTCCGTGCTCGGCCTCGCCCGCTCCGACGAGGGCGCCACCCGCGTCGAGGCCGCGGGCGGCGACGTCCTGCGCGGCAACCTCGACGACCTCGACTCGCTGCGCACCGGCGCCGAGCAGAGCGACGGCGTCATCCACCTGGCGTTCAAGCACGACGACTTCTCACAGCTCAACGCCGCCGCCCTCACGGACCGCGCGGCGATCGCGCTGTTCGGCGACATCCTCGAGAACACCAACAAGCCGCTGGTCATCGCGTCGGGCTCGCTCGGCGTGACCCACCCCGGCGGCGGCCTCGCCGTCGAGTCCGACCCGGCGCCGGAGATCCCCGGCTTCGAGCGCCCGCTCAACGCGATCGCCGCGCTGGCGCTCGCCGACCGCGGCGTGCGCAGCTCGGTCGTGCGCCTCCCGCCGACCGTGCACGGCGACGGCGACAAGGGCTTCGTGCCGTGGATCATCAGCTGCGCGCGCGAGCACGGCCGCTCCGCCTACGTCGGCGACGGCGCCAACCGCTGGCCTGCCGCGCACGTGAGCGACGCCGCCCGCGTCTTCCGGCTCGCGGCCGACAGCGCGCAGCCCGGCTCGGTCCTGCACGCGATCGACGACACCGGCGTCCCGATCAAGGACATCGCGACGGTCATCGGCCGCCACCTCGACCTGCCGGTCGAGTCGATCCCCGCCGACCAGGCCGCCGAGCACTTCGCCTGGATGGCCGGCTTCATCGGCTTCGACAACCCCATGTCGTCGGAGCTCACCCGCAACACCTACAACTGGACGCCGACCGGCCCGGGCCTGATCGAGGACCTCGAGGCGGGGCACTACTTCCAGAGCTAG
- a CDS encoding TetR/AcrR family transcriptional regulator, giving the protein MARWLPDAHGRLGQAAMELFAERGYDATTVADIAERAGLTKRTFFRHFADKREVLFGGGEILQDAMTAAIAGAPADATPIEAVALALTAGADLVGSDLDHTRERQAIITAHPELQERELIKMARIGAALAAELEARGTDATTASLASQAGLAAFRVGFERWAAIPPTRRRVPKLAKVIADSLDELQAIVAA; this is encoded by the coding sequence GTGGCCCGCTGGTTACCCGACGCACACGGCCGCCTGGGACAGGCGGCGATGGAGCTCTTCGCCGAGCGCGGCTACGACGCCACGACCGTCGCCGACATCGCCGAGCGCGCGGGGCTGACCAAGCGCACGTTCTTCCGCCACTTCGCCGACAAGCGCGAGGTGCTGTTCGGCGGCGGCGAGATCCTGCAGGACGCGATGACCGCCGCGATCGCCGGCGCGCCCGCCGACGCCACGCCGATCGAGGCCGTCGCGCTGGCCCTGACCGCGGGCGCCGACCTGGTCGGCAGCGACCTCGATCACACCCGCGAGCGCCAGGCGATCATCACCGCGCACCCCGAGCTGCAGGAGCGCGAGCTGATCAAGATGGCGAGGATCGGCGCCGCGCTGGCCGCCGAGCTGGAGGCCCGCGGCACCGACGCGACGACCGCGTCGCTCGCCAGCCAGGCGGGGTTGGCGGCCTTCCGCGTCGGCTTCGAGCGCTGGGCGGCGATCCCGCCGACGCGCAGGCGCGTCCCGAAGCTCGCGAAGGTGATCGCCGACTCGCTCGACGAGCTCCAGGCGATCGTCGCGGCCTGA
- a CDS encoding SDR family NAD(P)-dependent oxidoreductase, which produces MSIVIVGAGPNLGAAVARRFGREGMAVGLVARNREKLERLAGELREDGLTVDAAAADIRDSAGLSEAIRSLAASLGEVEVLEYSPLPAREFMKPILETTVDDVRGPLEFSVLGSVAAATAVLPAMLDAGKGTILFTTGGAAINPYPLRAGVGISFAGEVAYARMLHDELRDRGIHVGHTAIAGRIAPGEDHEPDEVADLLFQHHAERAQFQVRLGID; this is translated from the coding sequence ATGTCGATCGTGATCGTCGGTGCGGGACCCAACCTCGGTGCGGCAGTGGCGCGCCGGTTCGGGCGCGAGGGGATGGCGGTGGGGTTGGTCGCGCGCAACCGGGAGAAGTTGGAGCGGTTGGCGGGGGAGCTGCGGGAGGATGGGCTCACCGTCGATGCCGCCGCGGCCGACATCCGCGACAGCGCGGGGTTGAGCGAGGCCATCAGGTCGCTCGCCGCGTCGCTCGGTGAGGTCGAGGTGCTGGAGTACTCGCCGCTGCCCGCCAGGGAGTTCATGAAGCCGATCCTCGAGACGACGGTCGACGATGTCCGTGGGCCGTTGGAGTTCAGCGTGCTGGGCTCGGTTGCCGCGGCGACCGCGGTCCTGCCGGCGATGCTCGACGCGGGCAAGGGCACCATCTTGTTCACGACCGGCGGCGCGGCGATCAACCCGTACCCGTTGCGCGCGGGCGTCGGGATCTCGTTCGCGGGGGAGGTCGCCTACGCGCGGATGCTCCACGACGAGCTGCGCGACCGCGGCATCCACGTCGGCCACACGGCGATCGCCGGCCGGATCGCGCCGGGCGAGGACCACGAGCCCGACGAGGTCGCCGACCTGCTCTTCCAGCACCACGCCGAGCGCGCGCAGTTCCAGGTCCGGCTCGGGATCGACTAG